Genomic DNA from Amycolatopsis alba DSM 44262:
GTGCACCTCGACCCCGGCGGGGTCCGCGAACCGCACTGGCACCCGTCCGCGTGGGAGCTGACCTACATCATTTCCGGCAAGGCGGACTGGAGCATTCTCGGCACGCACGAGGACGGCAGCTACCACAACGAAGTTTTCAGCGCGAGTGCAGGGGAACTCGTCTTCGCCCCGCAGGGGTTCTTTCACTATTTCGCGAATTCCAGCACCACCGAAGGCCTGGACGTGCTCGTCATGTTCAACACCAGTACCGGGGAGCCGAACGACGACATCGGCATTGTCGGGACGCTGAACTCGCTACCGAGGGAGATCCTCGCCGCCTCGTTCGGGGTTCCAGTGTCCGCGTTCGCCGCGGTCCCCAAGGACCTCAAGCCGGTGGTGATCACCCGCCGCCGGTAGTGGCAGCGCACACACATGGTAGACGGTCGCGCACTGACAGTGGTACTCCGGAGTAGTGATCGATCCGGTGCTGCTGCGCACTTTTCTCACCGTGGCCGAGGCGGGCGGATTCTCCGAAGCCGCCCGCCGGCTGGCTCTCGGGCAGTCGACGGTGAGCCAGCACGTCCGCCGCCTCGAGACGGCGCTCGGCAGCGTGCTGTTCGAGCGCGACACGCACAGCGTGCGGCTCACCGGCGACGGCGAGACGATGACCGGCTTCGCCCGTAGCATCCTCGACCAGCAGGACCGCGCACTGCGATATTTCTCCCGGC
This window encodes:
- a CDS encoding cupin domain-containing protein; the protein is MSEISRRGALGAGAGIAAATALGATGTAGASTVEPAKTTTPVYVFQLAKSAPAVHDGGTLRGAHEKNFPVLAGQQGSVYLVHLDPGGVREPHWHPSAWELTYIISGKADWSILGTHEDGSYHNEVFSASAGELVFAPQGFFHYFANSSTTEGLDVLVMFNTSTGEPNDDIGIVGTLNSLPREILAASFGVPVSAFAAVPKDLKPVVITRRR